Proteins encoded within one genomic window of Bradyrhizobium sp. 186:
- a CDS encoding CoA ester lyase gives MTRPRRSHLFMPGSNPRALEKAQNLPADGLILDLEDSVAPDAKAVARDQIAAAIAAKGFGKREILIRTNGLDTPWWADDFAMAAKASPDGILVPKVSSVEDLDTIGRRLAELGAAPTVKVWAMIETARAVLHAEELSAAGRDPKTRLSGFVFGPNDISRETRIKMLPGRAAMIPIIIHCILATRAHGLEILDGPYSDIANSDGFATECAQGRDLGFDGKTLIHPSQIEACNAIFTPPEEEVARARKIIAAFELPENVSRGAIRLDGAMVERLHADMARRTIEIADAIAAMGKG, from the coding sequence ATGACCCGCCCGCGCCGCAGCCATCTATTCATGCCCGGCTCCAACCCCCGCGCGCTGGAAAAGGCGCAGAATTTGCCGGCGGACGGCCTGATCCTGGATCTTGAAGATTCCGTTGCGCCCGACGCCAAGGCGGTCGCGCGCGACCAGATCGCTGCCGCGATCGCGGCCAAGGGGTTCGGCAAGCGCGAGATTTTGATCCGGACCAACGGCCTCGACACGCCCTGGTGGGCCGATGATTTCGCGATGGCCGCAAAAGCTTCGCCGGACGGCATCCTGGTTCCAAAGGTGTCGAGCGTTGAGGACCTCGACACGATCGGCCGCAGGCTGGCCGAGCTCGGCGCGGCGCCGACGGTGAAAGTCTGGGCCATGATCGAGACAGCGCGCGCGGTGCTGCATGCCGAAGAACTGTCCGCCGCCGGACGGGATCCGAAGACGCGCCTCTCAGGCTTCGTGTTCGGCCCGAACGACATCTCGCGGGAGACTCGAATCAAGATGCTGCCCGGCCGCGCCGCGATGATCCCGATCATCATCCACTGCATCCTGGCGACGCGCGCCCATGGCCTCGAAATTCTCGACGGGCCCTACAGCGACATCGCCAATTCGGACGGCTTCGCCACCGAATGTGCGCAGGGCCGCGATCTCGGTTTCGACGGCAAGACGCTGATCCATCCGTCGCAGATTGAGGCCTGTAACGCGATCTTCACGCCGCCGGAGGAGGAAGTCGCCCGCGCGCGAAAGATCATCGCGGCCTTCGAACTGCCGGAGAACGTCTCGCGCGGTGCGATCCGGCTCGACGGCGCGATGGTGGAGCGGCTGCACGCCGACATGGCGCGGCGGACGATCGAAATCGCGGACGCGATCGCCGCGATGGGCAAGGGTTAA
- a CDS encoding HAD hydrolase-like protein codes for MSPSRSVLLDLDGTLVDSQPGIAASCLAALRALGHDPGEALDIERFIGPPLEDVLHALLATQGDDRIDEAVAAYRQHYGASGLLGSEPYPGIRGALEEMREAGLQIYLATSKREIFARRILENLNFATYFDGIHGSVPGGALDHKPELLAHILSAQNTRASHSLMVGDRRHDIVGAHAVKMRGLGVLWGYGSRDELEAAGADQLVERPADLAHVVLSMLNG; via the coding sequence GTGTCTCCGTCGCGATCCGTACTCCTGGATCTCGACGGAACGCTGGTCGATTCGCAGCCGGGCATTGCCGCAAGCTGCCTGGCCGCACTGCGTGCACTCGGACACGATCCCGGCGAAGCACTCGATATAGAGCGCTTTATCGGACCACCGCTCGAAGATGTGTTGCACGCATTGCTGGCGACGCAAGGAGACGACCGGATCGATGAAGCCGTGGCCGCCTATCGTCAGCACTACGGCGCAAGCGGTCTGCTCGGGAGCGAGCCCTATCCCGGAATCCGCGGCGCGCTTGAGGAGATGCGGGAAGCGGGACTGCAAATCTACCTGGCCACATCGAAGCGCGAAATCTTTGCGCGACGAATCCTCGAGAACCTAAATTTCGCGACATACTTCGACGGCATCCACGGCTCGGTGCCGGGCGGCGCGCTGGATCACAAGCCTGAGTTGCTTGCCCATATCCTGTCTGCACAGAATACCCGTGCTTCGCACAGTCTCATGGTCGGGGATCGCCGGCACGACATCGTCGGAGCCCACGCGGTCAAGATGCGCGGCCTCGGCGTGCTCTGGGGATATGGCAGCCGGGATGAGCTCGAAGCGGCTGGCGCAGATCAATTGGTGGAACGTCCTGCTGATCTCGCGCACGTCGTCTTGTCAATGTTGAACGGATAG
- a CDS encoding aspartate-semialdehyde dehydrogenase — MGYKVAVVGATGNVGREMLNILDERKFPADEVVALASRRSIGVEVSYGDRTLKVKALEHYDFSDVDICLMSAGGSVSKEWSPKIGAAGTVVIDNSSAWRMDPDVPLIVPEVNADATAGFKKKNIIANPNCSTAQLVVALKPLHDKATIKRVVVSTYQSVSGAGKDAMDELFSQTKAVYTNSELIAKKFPTRIAFNVIPHIDVFMEDGYTKEEWKMMMETKKILDPKIKLSATCVRVPVFVGHSEAVNIEFENPITADEARDILRKAPGCLVIDKQEPGGYATPYEAAGEDATYISRIREDATVENGLVLWCVSDNLRKGAALNAIQIAEVLINRKLISAKKKAA, encoded by the coding sequence ATGGGTTACAAAGTCGCAGTCGTCGGCGCGACCGGCAATGTCGGACGGGAAATGCTCAACATCCTTGATGAGCGCAAATTTCCCGCGGACGAGGTCGTTGCATTGGCGTCACGCCGCAGCATCGGCGTCGAGGTCTCCTATGGCGACCGGACCCTGAAGGTCAAAGCGCTCGAGCATTACGACTTCTCCGACGTCGACATCTGCCTGATGTCGGCGGGCGGCTCGGTGTCGAAGGAATGGTCGCCGAAGATCGGCGCCGCCGGCACGGTCGTGATCGACAATTCCTCGGCCTGGCGCATGGACCCGGACGTGCCGCTGATCGTGCCGGAAGTGAACGCAGACGCGACGGCGGGCTTCAAGAAGAAGAACATCATCGCCAACCCGAACTGCTCGACTGCGCAGCTCGTGGTCGCGCTGAAGCCGCTGCACGACAAGGCCACCATCAAGCGCGTCGTGGTCTCGACCTATCAATCGGTGTCGGGCGCCGGCAAGGATGCGATGGACGAGCTGTTCTCGCAAACCAAGGCCGTCTACACCAATAGTGAACTGATCGCGAAGAAATTCCCGACGCGCATCGCCTTCAACGTCATCCCCCACATCGACGTCTTCATGGAGGACGGCTACACCAAGGAAGAGTGGAAGATGATGATGGAGACCAAGAAGATTCTTGATCCCAAAATCAAGCTCTCCGCGACCTGCGTGCGCGTGCCGGTGTTCGTCGGCCACTCCGAAGCCGTCAACATCGAGTTCGAGAATCCGATCACGGCGGATGAAGCGCGCGATATCCTGCGCAAGGCGCCCGGCTGTCTCGTCATCGACAAGCAGGAGCCCGGTGGATACGCCACGCCGTATGAAGCGGCCGGCGAGGACGCGACCTATATCAGCCGTATCCGCGAGGATGCGACGGTGGAGAACGGTCTCGTGCTGTGGTGCGTGTCGGACAATCTGCGCAAGGGCGCCGCGCTCAACGCGATCCAGATCGCGGAGGTGCTGATCAACCGCAAGCTGATCAGCGCGAAGAAGAAGGCGGCGTAG
- a CDS encoding caspase family protein, with amino-acid sequence MQIFRAAIFLVTLLWFSQPAIAQQVRVALVIGNGAYEKVPELPNPTRDAADIGRALERLDFKVTQVKNATAQEMRKAVVGFGRSAEEADIAVVFYAGHGMEVGGENWLIPISAELRSDVDIESEAISLRSVSLQVSKARKLGLIILDACRNNPFAAKMKRSVSTRAVARGLAPTEPSDNVLIAYAARDGTTASDGDGRNSPFTASLLRHIETPGLEISFLFRRVRDDVMTATKREQQPFVYGSLSKEEIYLKAPAVAGQAPVALIPAPPTLAEDEKFWLAIQTSTVAGFYEEFLERYPRSNHVAEARQRIKGLKANEVAALSTPAAPPKSDASGRPGTDVKRVVRNPFTPEDNQKISVIAAAQQLELPSFTVSPDQNDTLNADSKFVGVWSNKRGWSNGKGRYAMVIITEVSATGLAKGFYLWGPPTKLSWMKDVAGYRPFAEYIVNDKFSIGGTPVSVRLDKNVLALSSFKKENSSETASIELRPVWQLVPVPEDVEPSTRREKTSRPHAVKKESAAKPSALSNAGGASMEERYRACRKLVKGFAQRDACARNGAI; translated from the coding sequence ATGCAGATCTTTCGGGCAGCAATCTTTCTCGTCACGCTACTTTGGTTCTCCCAGCCGGCGATCGCGCAGCAGGTCCGGGTCGCTCTTGTCATCGGCAACGGCGCCTACGAGAAGGTGCCCGAGTTGCCGAATCCGACTCGCGATGCGGCCGACATCGGTCGCGCGCTGGAGCGGCTGGATTTCAAGGTCACTCAAGTCAAGAACGCGACCGCGCAAGAGATGAGGAAGGCCGTCGTCGGGTTCGGCCGATCTGCCGAAGAGGCTGACATAGCCGTCGTTTTTTACGCCGGGCACGGCATGGAAGTCGGTGGCGAGAATTGGCTGATTCCAATCAGTGCGGAGCTGCGCAGCGATGTCGACATCGAAAGCGAGGCCATTAGTCTGCGCTCGGTGAGCCTTCAAGTTTCGAAGGCACGAAAGTTAGGCCTCATAATACTGGACGCGTGCCGCAACAACCCTTTTGCCGCGAAGATGAAGCGCTCGGTGAGCACCCGGGCCGTAGCTCGTGGGCTCGCGCCGACGGAACCTTCCGACAATGTTCTGATCGCATATGCCGCACGGGACGGCACTACAGCAAGCGATGGCGACGGTCGGAATAGCCCCTTTACGGCGTCGCTTCTTCGCCACATCGAAACGCCAGGTCTGGAAATATCGTTTCTCTTTCGGCGGGTTCGTGACGACGTGATGACGGCAACCAAGCGCGAACAGCAGCCTTTCGTGTACGGCTCCTTGTCGAAGGAAGAGATTTACCTAAAAGCTCCTGCCGTTGCCGGTCAGGCGCCAGTCGCGTTGATCCCGGCGCCTCCAACCCTCGCGGAAGACGAGAAGTTTTGGCTGGCCATCCAGACGTCGACGGTGGCAGGCTTCTATGAGGAATTTCTGGAAAGATATCCCCGCAGCAACCATGTTGCGGAAGCTCGCCAGCGGATCAAAGGTCTCAAGGCGAACGAAGTCGCGGCACTATCGACTCCGGCCGCCCCTCCCAAATCGGATGCGAGCGGGCGCCCGGGCACTGATGTCAAGCGCGTCGTCCGAAATCCATTTACGCCGGAAGATAACCAAAAAATTTCTGTCATCGCAGCAGCTCAGCAACTCGAACTGCCGAGCTTCACCGTCTCGCCCGATCAGAACGACACTCTCAATGCCGATTCCAAATTTGTCGGCGTGTGGTCCAACAAGCGGGGATGGTCCAATGGCAAGGGTCGCTACGCCATGGTGATTATCACGGAGGTCTCCGCTACGGGCTTGGCCAAAGGGTTCTACCTCTGGGGGCCGCCAACGAAACTATCGTGGATGAAGGATGTGGCGGGATACAGACCGTTCGCAGAGTATATTGTGAACGACAAATTCTCCATCGGCGGAACGCCAGTTAGCGTCAGGCTAGACAAGAATGTCCTCGCCCTGTCCTCCTTCAAAAAGGAGAATTCGTCCGAGACTGCGAGCATCGAGCTTCGTCCGGTCTGGCAGCTTGTGCCAGTCCCTGAGGATGTCGAACCATCGACCAGGCGCGAGAAAACTTCGCGACCTCATGCGGTCAAAAAAGAGAGCGCGGCCAAACCGAGCGCTCTGAGCAATGCCGGCGGAGCAAGCATGGAAGAGCGTTATCGTGCGTGTAGAAAGCTCGTGAAGGGATTTGCCCAGCGCGATGCTTGTGCGCGAAACGGAGCGATCTAG
- a CDS encoding metallopeptidase family protein — MWTELKAPSLAEMEATAHDIFERLPAQFRSLCEGVIIRVDDFPTEEVLDEMECESEFDLLGLFQGVGLPQQSFGDVARLPNMVWLYRRPILDYWAEHDENLGHIVRHVLIHEIGHHFGLSDDDMAAIEAQAD, encoded by the coding sequence ATGTGGACGGAATTGAAAGCGCCCTCGCTGGCCGAGATGGAAGCGACGGCGCACGACATCTTCGAGCGCCTGCCGGCGCAATTTCGCAGCCTCTGCGAGGGCGTGATCATCCGTGTCGATGACTTCCCGACCGAGGAGGTCCTGGACGAGATGGAATGCGAGAGCGAGTTCGACCTGCTCGGCCTGTTCCAGGGCGTCGGCCTGCCGCAGCAGAGTTTTGGCGACGTGGCGCGGCTGCCAAACATGGTCTGGCTCTACCGCCGGCCGATCCTGGACTATTGGGCCGAGCACGACGAGAACCTCGGCCATATCGTCCGCCATGTGCTGATCCACGAGATCGGCCACCATTTCGGCCTCTCGGACGACGATATGGCCGCAATTGAGGCTCAGGCAGACTAG
- a CDS encoding YbfB/YjiJ family MFS transporter, producing the protein MHAPDRPPLDAHPARLILILSLAATVGLGIGRFAYALVLPDMREDLGWSYSAAGFMNTINAVGYLAGALMASRLIRRVGWSAAIRGGTLACVAALAVCALTGNFVALSLARLVLGLGAAAGFVAGGALAATIAQSHPARANFLLSLFYAGPGVGILASGLIAPFTLAHFGPGSWWIVWWAMALLSGAMTIPLFLVRIESEARFTDSSHASFAVLPVLIYLAAYFLFGAGYIAYMTFMIAYVRDGGGGAAAQAAFWSLIGMSAFVTPWIWRRVLALNRGGLATAIILGTNALGASLPMLGHSTAWLAISAVVFGVAFFAVVGSTTAFVRFNYPHEVWPTAIAAMTISFGIGQTLGPIVVGAITDALGSLSYALNVSAALLALGAVAALCQRKVGAKASSR; encoded by the coding sequence TTGCACGCCCCTGACCGCCCCCCGCTCGACGCGCATCCCGCGCGACTGATCCTGATCCTGTCGCTGGCTGCGACGGTCGGGCTCGGCATTGGCCGCTTTGCCTACGCGCTGGTGCTGCCGGATATGCGGGAGGACCTGGGCTGGTCCTACTCGGCGGCCGGTTTCATGAACACCATCAACGCTGTCGGCTATCTCGCGGGCGCGCTGATGGCGTCGCGGCTGATCCGACGCGTCGGCTGGTCGGCCGCGATCCGCGGTGGAACCCTGGCCTGCGTCGCCGCGCTCGCGGTCTGTGCGCTGACCGGGAATTTTGTCGCGCTAAGTCTGGCACGGCTGGTGCTGGGGCTCGGCGCGGCGGCCGGCTTCGTCGCCGGTGGTGCGCTGGCCGCAACCATCGCGCAGTCGCATCCCGCGCGCGCCAATTTCCTGCTCAGCCTGTTCTATGCCGGGCCCGGCGTCGGCATTCTCGCCTCGGGCCTGATCGCGCCATTCACGCTGGCGCATTTCGGGCCGGGCTCGTGGTGGATCGTGTGGTGGGCCATGGCCCTACTTTCGGGGGCCATGACAATCCCGCTGTTCCTTGTCCGCATCGAGAGCGAGGCGCGGTTCACCGACAGCAGCCACGCCTCCTTCGCGGTCCTGCCTGTGCTGATCTATCTCGCCGCTTATTTTCTGTTCGGTGCCGGCTACATCGCCTACATGACCTTCATGATCGCCTATGTGCGCGACGGCGGCGGCGGTGCCGCGGCGCAGGCCGCGTTCTGGAGCCTGATCGGCATGAGTGCTTTCGTGACGCCCTGGATCTGGCGTCGCGTGCTCGCGCTCAACCGCGGGGGGCTTGCGACCGCCATCATCCTCGGCACCAACGCGCTCGGCGCAAGCTTGCCGATGCTGGGACATTCGACCGCGTGGCTCGCGATCTCGGCGGTGGTGTTCGGCGTCGCCTTCTTCGCGGTGGTCGGCTCGACCACCGCTTTCGTGCGCTTCAACTATCCGCACGAGGTGTGGCCGACCGCGATCGCGGCGATGACGATCTCGTTCGGCATCGGCCAGACGCTCGGGCCGATCGTTGTCGGCGCAATCACCGATGCGCTGGGGAGTCTGAGCTATGCGCTGAATGTATCTGCTGCGCTGCTGGCGCTCGGCGCGGTTGCGGCGCTGTGTCAGCGGAAGGTGGGGGCGAAGGCTAGCTCCCGCTGA
- the leuB gene encoding 3-isopropylmalate dehydrogenase, translating to MTTHKLLLLPGDGIGPEVMGEVKRLIDWLDAAGIAKFETDTGLVGGAAYDAHKVSISEGDMAKAKDADAVIFGAVGGPKWDAVPYEVRPEAGLLRLRKDLSLFANLRPAVCYPALADASSLKREAVEGLDIMIVRELTGGVYFGEPKTITDLGNGQKRAIDTQVYDTYEIERIARVAFDLARKRRNKVTSMEKRNVMKSGVLWNEVVTQVHKREYADVTLEHQLADSGGMMLVKAPKQFDVIVTDNLFGDMLSDIAAMLTGSLGMLPSASLGEVDVKSKKRKALYEPVHGSAPDIAGKGLANPIAMISSFGMALRYSFDMGALADKVDAAIAAVLASGLRTADIKSEGTTAASTTQMGEAILKELQKLHA from the coding sequence ATGACGACCCACAAACTGCTGCTGCTCCCCGGCGACGGTATCGGCCCCGAGGTGATGGGCGAGGTGAAGCGGCTGATCGACTGGCTCGATGCGGCGGGCATCGCCAAATTCGAGACCGACACCGGGCTCGTCGGCGGCGCCGCCTATGACGCGCACAAGGTGTCGATCTCGGAAGGCGACATGGCCAAGGCCAAGGACGCCGATGCGGTGATCTTCGGCGCCGTCGGCGGCCCGAAATGGGACGCCGTGCCCTACGAGGTGCGCCCCGAAGCCGGCCTGCTGCGGCTGCGCAAGGATCTCAGCCTGTTCGCGAACCTCCGTCCCGCCGTGTGCTATCCGGCGCTCGCGGATGCATCGAGCCTGAAGCGCGAGGCGGTCGAGGGCCTCGACATTATGATCGTGCGCGAGCTCACCGGCGGCGTCTATTTCGGCGAGCCCAAGACCATCACCGATCTCGGCAACGGCCAGAAGCGCGCCATCGATACCCAGGTCTACGACACCTATGAGATCGAGCGCATCGCCCGTGTCGCCTTCGACCTCGCCAGGAAGCGCCGCAACAAGGTGACGTCGATGGAAAAGCGCAACGTCATGAAGTCGGGCGTGCTCTGGAACGAGGTCGTGACGCAGGTCCACAAGCGCGAATACGCCGACGTGACGCTGGAGCATCAGCTCGCCGATTCCGGCGGCATGATGCTGGTGAAGGCGCCGAAGCAGTTCGACGTCATCGTGACCGACAATCTGTTCGGCGACATGCTGTCGGACATCGCGGCGATGCTCACCGGCTCGCTCGGCATGCTGCCGTCGGCCTCGCTCGGCGAGGTCGACGTCAAGAGCAAGAAGCGCAAGGCGCTGTATGAGCCCGTGCACGGCTCGGCGCCGGATATCGCGGGCAAGGGTCTCGCCAATCCGATCGCGATGATCTCGTCGTTCGGCATGGCGCTGCGCTACTCCTTCGACATGGGCGCGCTTGCCGACAAGGTCGATGCTGCAATCGCCGCGGTGCTCGCAAGCGGCCTGCGCACCGCCGACATCAAGTCGGAAGGCACCACTGCAGCGTCGACCACACAGATGGGCGAAGCGATTTTGAAGGAATTGCAGAAGCTGCACGCGTAA
- a CDS encoding molybdopterin-binding protein, whose translation MAKRSFLIPGVDKRLLIKDSIKAMPDPTRRRFITGGASLGALTLLTGCDVIDSSSAEEMLKSVSKFNDAVQAFIFNPDALAPTFPESAITKPFPFNAYYDLDDAPDVDGKDWKLEVRGLVDNKKSWTLDELYKLPQVTQITRHICVEGWSAIGSWTGTPLRDFLKLIGADTRAKYVWFQCADKDGYNSPLDMRSALHPQTQMTFKYANDILPRAYGFPMKIRVPTKLGFKNPKYVVSMEVTNDYKGGYWEDQGYNSFSGS comes from the coding sequence ATGGCCAAGCGTTCATTCCTGATCCCCGGCGTCGATAAGCGGCTGCTGATCAAGGATTCCATCAAGGCGATGCCGGATCCCACCCGCCGCCGTTTCATCACGGGCGGCGCGAGCTTGGGCGCGCTGACGCTGCTCACCGGCTGCGACGTCATCGATTCGTCCTCCGCCGAGGAGATGCTGAAATCGGTCTCGAAATTCAACGACGCCGTGCAGGCCTTCATCTTCAATCCCGACGCGCTGGCGCCGACCTTCCCGGAGAGCGCAATCACAAAGCCATTTCCGTTCAACGCCTATTACGATCTCGACGACGCTCCCGATGTCGACGGCAAGGACTGGAAGCTCGAGGTGCGCGGCCTCGTCGACAATAAGAAATCGTGGACGCTGGACGAGCTCTACAAGCTGCCGCAGGTCACGCAGATCACGCGGCATATCTGCGTCGAAGGCTGGAGCGCGATCGGAAGCTGGACCGGCACGCCCTTGCGCGACTTCCTCAAGCTGATCGGCGCCGATACGCGAGCAAAATATGTCTGGTTCCAGTGTGCCGACAAGGACGGCTACAACTCGCCCCTGGACATGCGCAGCGCGCTGCATCCGCAGACGCAGATGACGTTCAAATACGCCAACGACATCCTGCCGCGCGCCTACGGCTTCCCGATGAAGATCCGCGTGCCGACAAAACTCGGCTTCAAGAACCCGAAATACGTTGTGTCGATGGAAGTCACCAACGACTACAAGGGCGGCTATTGGGAAGACCAGGGGTATAATTCGTTCAGCGGGAGCTAG
- the leuC gene encoding 3-isopropylmalate dehydratase large subunit codes for MSKPTTLYDKIWNDHLVHEAEDGTCLLYIDRHLVHEVTSPQAFEGLRATGRKVHAPEKTLAVVDHNVPTTDRSKPNPDPESIEQIKALADNAKEFGIEYYDEFDKRQGVVHVIGPEQGFTLPGTTIVCGDSHTSTHGAFGALAHGIGTSEVEHVLATQTLIQKKAKNMRVTVDGKLPEGVTGKDIILAIIGEIGTAGGTGYVLEYAGDAIRALSMEGRMTVCNMSIEGGARAGLVAPDQKAYDFLRDRPKAPKGAAWDAAMRYWEKLRSDKGAHFDHELRLDAAKLPPIVTWGTSPEDVISVTGIVPDPDKIADEAKRLSKHRALKYMGLTAGTKITDIKLDRIFIGSCTNGRIEDLRAAAKIAEGKQVSAHVNAMVVPGSGLVKEQAEAEGLDKIFITAGFEWREPGCSMCLAMNPDKLKPEERCASTSNRNFEGRQGFKGRTHLVSPAMAAAAAIAGHFVDVREWR; via the coding sequence ATGTCCAAGCCGACCACATTGTACGACAAGATCTGGAACGACCATCTGGTGCACGAAGCCGAGGACGGCACCTGCCTGCTCTATATCGATCGCCATCTGGTGCACGAGGTGACCTCACCGCAAGCGTTCGAGGGTCTGCGCGCCACCGGGCGCAAGGTCCACGCCCCCGAGAAGACACTCGCCGTCGTCGATCACAACGTGCCGACCACCGACCGCAGCAAGCCGAATCCGGATCCGGAGAGCATCGAGCAGATCAAGGCGCTGGCTGATAATGCCAAGGAATTCGGTATCGAATATTACGACGAGTTCGACAAGCGCCAGGGCGTCGTCCACGTCATCGGCCCCGAGCAAGGCTTTACGCTGCCCGGCACCACCATCGTCTGCGGCGACAGCCACACCTCGACGCATGGCGCGTTCGGCGCGCTCGCGCACGGCATCGGCACGAGCGAGGTCGAGCACGTGCTGGCGACGCAGACGCTGATCCAGAAGAAGGCGAAGAACATGCGCGTCACGGTCGACGGCAAATTGCCGGAGGGCGTGACGGGCAAGGACATCATCCTGGCCATCATCGGCGAGATCGGCACCGCCGGCGGTACCGGCTACGTGCTGGAATACGCCGGCGATGCCATCCGCGCGCTGTCGATGGAAGGCCGCATGACGGTCTGCAACATGTCGATCGAAGGCGGCGCGCGCGCCGGACTGGTTGCGCCCGACCAGAAGGCCTACGACTTCCTGCGTGATCGTCCCAAGGCGCCGAAGGGCGCCGCCTGGGACGCGGCGATGCGCTACTGGGAGAAACTGCGCTCCGATAAGGGCGCGCATTTCGACCACGAGCTGCGGCTGGATGCTGCAAAGCTGCCGCCGATCGTGACCTGGGGCACGAGCCCTGAGGACGTCATCTCGGTGACGGGCATCGTGCCTGATCCCGACAAGATCGCGGACGAGGCCAAGCGTCTCTCGAAGCACCGCGCGCTGAAATATATGGGCCTGACCGCGGGCACGAAGATCACCGACATCAAGCTCGATCGCATCTTCATCGGCTCCTGCACCAACGGCCGCATCGAGGATCTGCGCGCCGCCGCCAAGATCGCGGAAGGCAAGCAGGTCTCGGCGCATGTCAACGCCATGGTCGTGCCGGGCTCCGGCCTCGTGAAGGAGCAGGCCGAGGCTGAGGGTCTGGACAAGATCTTCATCACGGCCGGCTTCGAATGGCGCGAGCCGGGCTGCTCGATGTGCCTCGCCATGAACCCGGACAAGCTGAAGCCGGAAGAGCGCTGCGCCTCGACTTCGAACCGCAATTTCGAAGGCCGCCAGGGCTTCAAGGGCCGCACCCATCTGGTGTCGCCGGCAATGGCGGCGGCGGCCGCGATCGCGGGTCACTTCGTCGACGTGCGGGAGTGGCGCTGA
- a CDS encoding helix-turn-helix transcriptional regulator: protein MTPEQCRAARAWLNWPQDALAKNANVGVSTVRDFEAGRREPTRNNLTAMRVALEEGGVSFFEDFKENGIKVLRR from the coding sequence ATGACCCCGGAACAGTGTCGAGCCGCGCGAGCATGGCTAAATTGGCCTCAGGACGCGCTTGCAAAGAACGCGAACGTCGGCGTTTCGACGGTGAGAGACTTTGAGGCAGGACGGCGGGAGCCGACGCGGAATAATTTAACGGCAATGCGAGTTGCGCTGGAGGAAGGGGGCGTTTCATTCTTTGAGGACTTCAAGGAAAACGGCATCAAGGTCCTCCGGCGCTGA
- the leuD gene encoding 3-isopropylmalate dehydratase small subunit produces MDKFTTLEGVAAPLKIINVDTDMIIPKQYLKTIKRTGLGKGLFSEQRYKDDGSENPDFVLNQPAYRNSKVLVAGDNFGCGSSREHAPWALLDFGIRCVISTSFGDIFYNNCFKNGILPIRVSQEDLDKLFDDAERGANATLTIDLPNQEIRGPDGGKVKFEIDPFRKHCLINGLDDIGLTMEKKSSIDTYEEKLKSERAWA; encoded by the coding sequence ATGGACAAGTTCACCACGCTGGAAGGCGTCGCGGCGCCGCTGAAGATCATCAATGTCGACACCGACATGATCATTCCGAAGCAGTACCTCAAGACCATCAAGCGCACCGGCCTTGGCAAGGGGCTTTTCTCCGAGCAGCGTTACAAGGACGACGGCAGCGAGAACCCGGATTTCGTGCTGAACCAGCCCGCCTATCGCAACTCGAAGGTGCTGGTGGCCGGCGACAATTTCGGCTGCGGCTCGAGCCGCGAGCATGCGCCCTGGGCGCTGCTCGACTTCGGCATCCGCTGCGTGATCTCGACCTCGTTCGGCGACATCTTCTATAACAACTGCTTCAAGAACGGCATCCTGCCGATCCGTGTCTCGCAGGAAGACCTCGACAAGCTGTTCGACGACGCCGAGCGCGGCGCCAATGCGACGCTGACGATCGACCTGCCGAACCAGGAGATCCGCGGTCCCGACGGCGGCAAGGTCAAGTTCGAGATCGACCCGTTCCGCAAGCACTGCCTGATCAACGGCCTCGACGACATCGGACTGACGATGGAGAAGAAGTCCTCGATCGACACCTACGAGGAGAAGCTCAAGAGCGAACGCGCCTGGGCCTGA
- a CDS encoding carbonic anhydrase, whose translation MITFPQQLLEGYRAFATQRLPTEQTRYRDLSVKGQSPKVMVIGCCDSRVSPEVIFDAGPGELFVMRNVANLVPVYQPDGGAHGVSAALEYAVSVLRIEHIVVLGHAQCGGIRAFVDKTAPLSEGDFIGRWMQMFIKPGEVVEQRGHESMQDFVVRIEKAAVFRSLENLMTFPFVQQAVDAGQMQLHGAYFGVAEGSLFVLDQVAKEFKRANGE comes from the coding sequence ATGATCACGTTCCCTCAGCAATTGCTGGAAGGCTATCGGGCCTTCGCGACCCAGCGGCTGCCGACTGAGCAGACCCGTTACCGTGACTTATCGGTGAAAGGGCAGTCGCCCAAAGTGATGGTGATCGGCTGCTGCGACTCCCGCGTATCGCCGGAGGTCATCTTCGACGCCGGCCCCGGCGAGCTGTTCGTGATGCGCAATGTCGCCAACCTCGTGCCGGTCTATCAGCCCGACGGCGGCGCACACGGCGTCTCGGCCGCGCTGGAATATGCGGTGAGCGTTTTGCGCATCGAGCATATCGTGGTGCTCGGGCACGCGCAGTGCGGCGGCATCCGCGCCTTCGTCGACAAGACCGCGCCGTTGTCGGAAGGCGATTTCATCGGTCGCTGGATGCAGATGTTCATCAAGCCCGGCGAGGTGGTCGAGCAGCGCGGCCACGAGTCGATGCAGGATTTCGTGGTGCGCATCGAGAAGGCTGCAGTGTTCCGCAGCCTGGAAAACCTGATGACCTTTCCGTTCGTGCAGCAGGCGGTCGATGCCGGCCAGATGCAGCTCCACGGCGCCTATTTCGGCGTCGCGGAGGGATCGCTGTTCGTGCTGGATCAGGTTGCGAAGGAATTCAAGAGGGCGAATGGCGAATAG